The Helianthus annuus cultivar XRQ/B chromosome 16, HanXRQr2.0-SUNRISE, whole genome shotgun sequence genome includes a window with the following:
- the LOC110917079 gene encoding acyl-CoA--sterol O-acyltransferase 1, giving the protein MELKQEMSNLIKVSLYACISIVYCFFIGKIVPKGVPRLLTFLPVIIFFLSLPLSLTSVHFIGAVSFFLSWLANFKLILFAFEKGPLSSPSIPPLSFLAMACFPIEITQSNKAFSTPKKPNNKVLGFATKGILLALFLTTYHNHHETMNPKLAWVFFGFSVYLMLELLVTLSSTLVRIFLRVELDPQFDQPYLATSLQDFWGRRWNVMVNRILHPAIYDPVLKLSNRVMGRLWAPIPAILTTFAVSGLMHELIFFYFTRAWPTWDMMLFFCLHGVCLVLEVVIKKVVNVKWRLPQPLTAPLIVTFVLATSYWLFLPELARCRMMERAFEEYEAVSELAKDALRAITINLSERSTFTLS; this is encoded by the coding sequence ATGGAATTGAAACAAGAAATGAGTAACCTCATCAAGGTCTCACTTTATGCCTGCATTTCAATTGTCTATTGCTTTTTTATAGGCAAGATTGTCCCAAAAGGTGTCCCAAGACTCCTCACATTCCTCCCTGTTATCATCTTCttcctctctctccctctctctctaaccTCTGTCCACTTCATTGGAGCTGTTTCATTCTTCCTTTCATGGCTTGCAAACTTCAAACTCATCCTTTTCGCCTTCGAAAAAGGCCCCCTTTCATCACCTTCCATCCCACCCCTAAGCTTCCTTGCAATGGCTTGTTTCCCAATCGAGATAACTCAGTCAAATAAAGCGTTTTCGACCCCGAAAAAACCTAACAACAAAGTGCTAGGGTTTGCCACAAAGGGTATACTCCTAGCCCTCTTCCTAACCACTTATCATAACCATCATGAAACAATGAACCCGAAGCTCGCATGGGTCTTCTTCGGGTTCTCGGTTTACCTAATGCTCGAGCTCCTGGTCACCCTGAGCTCGACGCTGGTCAGGATTTTCCTGCGGGTCGAGCTCGACCCGCAGTTTGACCAGCCCTATCTTGCAACATCTCTCCAAGACTTTTGGGGAAGAAGGTGGAATGTCATGGTGAACCGGATACTTCACCCGGCCATTTATGATCCGGTTCTTAAACTATCGAACCGGGTCATGGGCCGGTTGTGGGCCCCTATTCCGGCAATACTGACTACCTTTGCGGTTTCTGGGCTCATGCACGAGTTAATATTCTTTTACTTTACTAGAGCTTGGCCTACGTGGGATATGATGCTATTCTTTTGTCTACATGGGGTTTGTTTGGTTTTGGAAGTGGTTATCAAGAAAGTCGTTAACGTTAAATGGCGTTTGCCACAACCGTTAACGGCCCCGTTaattgtgacatttgtgttggcGACTTCTTATTGGTTGTTTCTCCCCGAATTAGCACGATGTAGAATGATGGAACGAGCGTTCGAGGAATATGAGGCCGTTAGCGAGTTAGCAAAGGATGCTCTTCGGGCCATCACTATCAATTTGAGTGAACGGAGTACGTTCACCTTGTCATAA